In one Sulfitobacter sp. LCG007 genomic region, the following are encoded:
- the odhB gene encoding 2-oxoglutarate dehydrogenase complex dihydrolipoyllysine-residue succinyltransferase, whose amino-acid sequence MSTEVRVPTLGESVTEATVATWFKKPGDAVAVDEMLCELETDKVTVEVPSPAAGTMGEIVVAEGETVGVNALLATISEGEAAAAQNKGEDSEPAKAVDAGPSEVKPKNDEAGSGGGSDVDVMVPTLGESVTEATVSTWFKAEGDSVAQDEMLCELETDKVSVEVPSPAAGVLSKIIAAEGTTVDASARLAVISAGEGAVPAPAKSGTESKEKPAQRDKGGKDVEDAPSAKKAMAEAGISRDAVSGSGRDGRVMKEDVAKAVAAGSSSAPAASAPAAPRAPVAAQDQDREERVKMTRLRQTIAKRLKDSQNTAAMLTTYNEVDMTEVMALRNEYKELFEKKHGVKLGFMSFFTKACCHALKEVPDVNAEIDGTDIVYKNFVHMGIAAGTPTGLVVPVIRDADSMSFAEIEKAIAEKGARARDGKLSMAEMQGGTFTISNGGVYGSLMSSPILNPPQSGILGMHKIQERPMAIKGQVVIRPMMYLALSYDHRIVDGKGAVTFLVRVKEALEDPRRLLMDL is encoded by the coding sequence ATGAGTACTGAAGTCCGCGTCCCGACCTTGGGCGAATCTGTTACCGAGGCCACGGTCGCCACCTGGTTCAAGAAGCCGGGGGATGCCGTCGCCGTCGACGAGATGCTCTGCGAGCTAGAAACCGACAAGGTGACGGTCGAAGTCCCGAGCCCGGCCGCCGGCACGATGGGCGAAATCGTCGTGGCCGAAGGCGAGACCGTCGGCGTCAACGCGCTGCTCGCGACGATCAGCGAAGGCGAAGCCGCGGCGGCCCAGAACAAGGGCGAAGATTCCGAGCCTGCGAAGGCCGTCGACGCCGGCCCGTCAGAGGTCAAACCGAAGAACGACGAAGCGGGCTCCGGCGGAGGCAGCGACGTCGACGTGATGGTGCCGACGCTGGGCGAAAGCGTGACCGAGGCGACCGTTTCGACCTGGTTCAAGGCCGAGGGCGACAGCGTGGCGCAGGACGAGATGCTTTGCGAACTGGAGACCGACAAGGTCTCGGTCGAAGTGCCGAGCCCTGCGGCAGGCGTGCTGTCGAAAATCATCGCGGCCGAGGGAACGACCGTTGACGCTTCGGCGCGCCTTGCGGTGATTTCCGCCGGAGAAGGTGCCGTACCGGCCCCCGCCAAGTCCGGCACCGAGAGCAAAGAAAAGCCCGCGCAGCGGGACAAGGGCGGCAAGGACGTCGAAGACGCTCCTTCCGCGAAGAAGGCAATGGCCGAGGCGGGTATTTCACGCGACGCCGTGTCGGGCTCAGGGCGCGACGGGCGGGTGATGAAGGAGGATGTCGCGAAGGCCGTGGCCGCTGGCAGCAGCAGCGCCCCTGCCGCATCGGCCCCCGCAGCACCCCGCGCCCCGGTTGCCGCACAGGACCAGGACCGCGAGGAACGGGTCAAGATGACGCGGCTGCGGCAGACCATCGCCAAGCGCCTCAAGGACAGCCAGAACACCGCCGCGATGCTGACGACCTACAATGAGGTCGACATGACCGAGGTCATGGCGCTGCGCAACGAGTACAAGGAACTCTTCGAGAAGAAGCACGGGGTGAAGCTTGGCTTCATGTCCTTCTTCACCAAGGCCTGCTGCCATGCGCTGAAGGAAGTGCCCGACGTCAATGCCGAGATCGACGGCACCGATATCGTCTACAAGAATTTCGTGCACATGGGCATCGCCGCCGGCACCCCCACCGGCCTCGTGGTCCCGGTCATCCGCGACGCGGATTCGATGAGCTTCGCGGAAATCGAAAAGGCCATCGCCGAGAAGGGCGCCCGTGCCCGCGACGGCAAGCTTTCCATGGCAGAGATGCAGGGCGGCACCTTCACCATCTCGAACGGCGGCGTCTACGGATCGCTGATGTCCTCGCCGATCCTGAACCCGCCGCAGTCAGGCATCCTCGGCATGCACAAGATCCAGGAGCGGCCCATGGCGATCAAGGGCCAGGTCGTGATCCGGCCGATGATGTATCTCGCGCTCAGCTACGATCACCGCATCGTCGACGGCAAGGGCGCCGTCACCTTCCTGGTCCGCGTGAAGGAGGCCCTCGAGGATCCGCGCCGTCTGCTGATGGATCTCTGA